The following is a genomic window from Anopheles aquasalis chromosome 3, idAnoAquaMG_Q_19, whole genome shotgun sequence.
TGGTGTAGCCCCGCTGGGGTGAAGGTCCACGGCTGTTGCTACCATTGTAGCCCCGCTGGGGTGAAGGACCCCGGCTAAACGAGCTTTGCGGTGAAATGCCCTTAAAGGACGACTGTGGTGACAGTGACAGACCACGGGTGAGTGATGTTTGCGGTGATAACCCTCGAGCGTAGCACCGGTTCGGTGACGCATCGCGACTGTAAACGTTCGGTGGTGAGTTGGGCCGGCTTCCGTACGCCTTCCGGTACTCGCTCGGCGAACGCTCCGAGGAGATGCTGTACCGCTTTttaccaccagcggcaccgccaccaccctccACCGACGAAGCATCGAAGCTCGTGTTCGGTGAGTAACCGCAGGAGGACTCGTAGCCACCCTCGAGGGATCGCATCCGCTCGGCACTCCCAACCGAGGCACTGCGCTTCGCCCGCCtcaccttttcctccttcgtgTTCTGGTAGATGTGTGGATAGTCCTTCTCAACGCCCAGATACTCGCTCGACAGGGACATGTAGCAGCGACCGTTGTTGCCCGTCGTCGACTGGTACTGTTCGTAGTCGGACGAAAGGTTCGCATCCGTCGTCTTCGATGCCGTACTGTCCGAGCTTTCCGATGGTTTCCCCAGGATGGACGGGCTGGAGGAACGTTTCAGGATGCCACTGACCACACCActgccgccggtgccggtgctcccgtTCGCCGGTTGTTTCTTCTTCAGAATGCCCTCGGTCGCCTTCTTCGTGGCCGAGGAAGTGCTGGCCGGGCTCGAAGCACGCCGAAGCGCCCGATCGGGGCTCTTCTCGATGCGCACGTGCCGCTCGATATCGATACTGTTGCGcggtgatttgatttttatgatccGGATTGGGCTCTTTTCCCGTTCGACTGATTTCATGCGCTTGGCCGGGGATTTGGTTTTCTCCAGCTTCGGGCTAAGTGTACCCTCGGGGGAGGATGTGGTCGATGATGCACTGAGTGTGTAGCGGTgctgttccggttgctgcccGTCACCTTCCGAGCTGGAGCGCCCTTTGCCCGTACCGATGGTTGCGGTTGCCAGTGATCTCAGTGGTTTGTCAGTGGTGGCCGGATCGGAACCGTAGCTTTCGTCACCTGTCCCAGAACCGGAACTGGATGACATTTCCGGACCCGAACCCGGACCTGCAGCGGTATGGCTCGATGGTGACGCTAGATCGGTGGAATCGGTTGAGGATTtcatcaacgacgacgacgacgacgacgacgcgaacgTTTGGGTAGACTTACTGGGGGAGTGCAAGGAGCCCTGGGTGttaggaggtggtggtggtggtggtggagatgatTGTGTACCCTGGTGTGTTGTGTCTTGTGGTGtgtccgatggtggtgactgtggttgtggtgaagGTGCTAGTGACGATACTAGAATTGGTTTcaacgactgctgctgctgctgctgctgctgcagctgtccAGTTTGTTCACTGGCGAGATGCTTTTCCCTAAGATTCTCCATGTACTCTACGATATCGGTCTCTATCAGGCTATCGAGATTGAGGTTCTTGAGGTGCTTGTCCATCGCACAGTCCATCGCACCGtcaccaacggtggtggtggtggtggtggtggtggtgtttgttcgGTTCGGCTGCTCGGCGCCCGGCACCGGAGCTTTCGCTGCTTCAAAAAGCTCTACCACACCCTTATCGCTACTGGGAGAAGGTCGCTTACCTAGATCTTTCATCAGCACCGGATGGTAGGTGGCCGGCGGATGCGACGACTGGATCAGGCGTGCCTGGCTACCGGTACTCCCAACGGACAGTGTCGAGGTGGTGCtgaaaaaggggaggaggaggaggaaaacggAGCATAGTTCGCACACTTTGTTCGCCAAAAAGCAACAATGAAGACCTGGTCTGGTCCTGTGCCCCAGCAACCTTACCTCAGTGTCAGATGATTCGGTGTTTTGCCCAGTGACGACTTTGGCTTCACCGTACCCTGCTGCGAGTCGTCTTCACCCTCCGACTTGGTACCGGGATCCGGCTTTTCCTGCGCTTCCCGTTCGCTCATATTACGCCGGCAGGCGGCCACTTGCTCTGCGTATGCGAGTTTGGGAGAGATTGTTACGAAAAGTTCGCAGTTCGAAGGCTCCCCAAACCGAATCCTTACCTCCAACATCGCCCACCGTCTTGCTGCGCATACGGAACTGGCCGCTGTACTGTGGTACGGGTGGATCGTCCGCTTCCTGGCTGCCCGAGGTCGTGTTATCGTAGTCGATGTTTCCGGACGAGTGGCGCTGATTGATCTTGGACTTTTTGGGCTTACCCAGCGTCTGGGATCCTGGCATTATCTGTGCCTAGAACGGTgtcagggagagagagagagagagagagagagagcatgttAGCAACCTGGTTAACGAGCAAGGGGGAGGATAACTTTGACGGATGCTGGCCTGCCTGCCCTACCTGCTGTTTCGGTCGCTCGAGAGTTTGCGAGTTTCCGGACGAGTTTCCGACGCCCGTCATCGAGTTGGTGCTGCCGCCCATGCTCTTcagcgacggtatcgacatGTTGCGCACACTTTCCCGTATTATCTGGCGGATTGTCTTGAGGAACGCGTTCCGGAACTCGGCGGTACTGTGTGGAACAGGAGGCAATAAGAGGCAAAAGACGAAAGAGACGGTTCCGGATGAGAATAGAAAAGACAAACACGTTCTTGTTTCAACTTTGAACACAGCGGAGAACGCCGCTACGCCGGTGGTGTTCCGGAGGAGCAATCCGCTGCAATCAACTCAATTTGCTATCCCACaagtttccgcttccggtcgACAGTCTCTCGGGCAGAAAACAGCTGGGTGGCTCTGTGCGGCTTACCACCGATCTATCCGCACCGACATTATCGCAGCGATGTAAAACGGTTTAGCTCCCAGTCCCCAGCTCCTATCATCTTgagtgcgagagcgagagaatccCACGGGAAGACGAGAGGACACTAGAGTCTAATCCCATCCCGCAAGCTTACCCAACAAACTGTAATAACAACAGCTTGCCGCTCGGGGAAACTTGATGTGGATTGGTGAAAAAAACCCTCCTGGAACCCATTCCGTTCGCCACCGAGAACCATCGAGTGTGTTCTGCCGCTATATAAACTCCTCCCCGAGGATTAtcgatggatttttatttccacTTCTGTCTGCTGTCGAGTCCGCCCGGAACCAGAAACCCCGAGCGGTGCACCGTAATCCGATTTAAATTAATAGAGTTCGATTTGGATGTTTTGTACGttgttctacttttttttttgcgaactgCTCAATGCGACGGCGAGCAGAGAACATAAAGGGGGTCATGCGTAACGCAGGAACTGTTGCACGGCGCTTAGTGCAgctcgagaaagagagagagagaaagagttggCGAAGGGATTTGGCGCGGGATTGAGTTTAAAGTAAACCTTTTCACCATTCTGTAATCCTTTTATCGTACTATTATGGGAGATTACTATTATGTGCGGGAGAACTTACCTGTTGGAGAGCACGTAGACTTTCTCCGATCTTCGTTGTAGTTGCGATCTGAGGTGAATCAGCTCCCAGAGGAAGTGCGAGTCCATGTCCTTGGCGGAGGAAGCCCTGACCTGCACCTCGGTCACCGGTATCAGCACCTGGTAGCGGATAATCTCCACCTCGTTCGTAGCGTTCTTGCTCGAAACGCCCtgtttggggagggggggggggggtggataaGGAGAGCGTTCGTCAATTTTCGGGGATTTCGAAGCGGCACCAAAATGTACCTACCATCAATTTCTTCTTCTGGCGCAAGCGCTCCTTGCACAGGAAGACGACGGCCGACTTGAACACGAAGCACATGGCGTGCAGCTCGAGGCCCTTCTTGATTTTGCCCAGAAAGTCGGAAATGTTGAGCCACTCGACGCCACCGTAGTAGAGCAGATCGCCTAGGTCGtttggtgagagagagagcggagagagaCAATGTTGTAGATCTGTTACGGTGTAAAGCATGGAACGGGGGAAGCTTGGGGAGAAAGACTTTGTAACAAtcgggtgcggtgcggtacggttggtggattggtggaattaaaaaaggggaactgatgatgattgcgtCCATACTACCAGGGCTGaggtcgatcggttgcttgCAGGacttctggtgctgccggaAGAGATGATCGAAGATGGCACCGTACTCCTCGTGAATGCGCTGCATCTCGTTGATGTGCTCGGCCACCTTCTCCATGCCCTTGAGCGCCTCGACCAGGTGCAAATGTTCGGCTGCATTCGGATCGGTCAGATtgcgcagctgctgcagcaacagtggaTACTTCAGGATGCGCTGGATCGGTTTGATGAGGAACGATTCCagtgtgctgctgtgctgctgctttggatTGCGCGCTGCCAAGAACTCCTGCAGTGCCTGGTTACCTTCATCtgcacacagaaaaaaatcataaaccaaGAAGAGACCACACATTATTGGTGGCGATTACCTTCGTGGAGGGCTGTCAAGGGGCACTTACTTGGATGCAACACTTTCTGGGCCTTACTGTGGCTGGCACAGAACGATGAGTACAGCTTGAAGTGATTGACGTAGTACAGAAACGCGGATCCAATCGCAAACAGCACATTCTAAAGAAGAGAACCAGTGTTTTAGGTCCGTGAATCGTGTCCAGGAATGTGGGACATACCTTAAACTGGCTGGGATGCTCCAGCTGATGGAAGTCCGGTTCGAGGTCGAGCGCCTCCTCGAGGTTGTTCAAAAACTGACGCTGGAAGGTGACGATCTCCTGGATGTTACCGAACAGGGCCGTGATTTCGGCGTTCGACAGGAACGTTTCCCGTTTCAGTGGCTCCAGATAGTACTCGAGTAGATTGTTCAAATGCtgcacagagcgagagagagagagagagagagcgagcccAGAGAGAAAGCTGTAGAGccgatcgaacggaacggaaccaccggTCTTACCTTCACGTACGACTTTTCCGTTTCGACCAGCTCGAGGATGACCTTGCGCAGCTTCTCGGCATCGGTCAGCTGACGGGACGGGGTCAGCATCACGTTCGAGACGGACGAAGCGACGGAACCGGTCGGGCTCGATTTTCGCGTTTCCTGCGGTGAGCGACAGAAACCGGTCACCTGTTCGGCCGATTTGAGCAGATTCTCGATCTCGAAGCTGCTGGTACGGGACGATGGTTTCGAGCGGCCGTCCATCGCCGACAGGTGCGGATCGTTGGAGGATGGTGCCGGTGAGCTTTCGACTTCGGGCGAGTACACCTCCTTGCCTGCAATACACGAACGTCCTTCATTTGACCGAAGAACACAGGAGACCCGCCCCGGGCAGGGCGATTGGTTGGGGTGAATGAAATGCAAGGCTACGGGCGGCAAAAGGGGAGAACTGGGAGGGGGAACTGGGCATGCAAGGTGGTCTGGGTGAACGGaagacaagcagcagcagcagcagcagcagcagcaccagcactagtAGCTAAGCGACTAGGCAACACTACACAATCCGATTTGATTCCCGAGTACTTACGCCAGCCAGGTGCCGGGACGATTAGGCCAGAGATCATCTCCTCGCTGATGACGGGTGGAtccgatggcggcggcggacaGACCAGTGACTCGATGATGTCATCCGTCGAGCGCATAATACCGACCAGATCCGGTGGTTCGGTGCGGGAAGATCTGCGAAAATGaatcgtggaaaaaaaaacgcgaatcATCACCACAGGTTCCGGGATGTTCCGTGGctactggcaccaccacttacctcatcatcatgcatAAGGCTTGCTCTTCCTGGAGCACACTTTCCAAGTACATCATGTCCAGGTCGGAAACGATTGCACCGTTTATCACAATGATTTCATCACCTTTAATGACGCCTAGATGGGGATGGGAGGCGATTAGCGGAATGATTGTGCCAAGCGTGCCATTCGGTGCCACGGTGGGACTTACCGTTCTGCATGGCAACACTCTTGTCTTCGACGCGGCTCACGTAACAGCACAGCTCGTCCTGCCGGTCGGCATTTTCGATCAGCTCCGCCTCGACCGAGAAGCCCCACATCTGCTCGAGCGTCGTTCGTTGTAGTTCTACTTGATATAAAATTTTGGCGCACACTTCGACCACCTCATGGGTGTGTAGCTGTAAGTGGACATGTGGGGGGGCGGGGTTAGACAACGTCACCGATCCGCGAGCGGCAACCTGACTTACATATGTTTCAATCAAATCGTTTCGGTGAGGAACAAAGTAATTGTGATCTTCCATATCGCGACGCTTCTTCACGCGCACAAAGTGCTCCATCGGGTTCAGGTTCTTGCGGCTACAGGCACTGGCCAGGAACTCCTCCACCGACATGCCGTCGCGCAGGTACACCGTCGCGAACGTGTTCTCCGGCAGCGCCACCTTGTAGCTCTTCTCCGGTTCGTCGCGCGAGTTGATCTGCATCGAGCGACGGCTGGAACCGCTGTTCGAGCGCGACAGAATCGGTGGGCGCCGCTTGGTCGCACCGCGGCCCGCCAGCAAATTGTTCAGCAGCGACGGTGACCGGGCACAGATGAACGC
Proteins encoded in this region:
- the LOC126574647 gene encoding serine/arginine repetitive matrix protein 5-like, with translation MDCAMDKHLKNLNLDSLIETDIVEYMENLREKHLASEQTGQLQQQQQQQQSLKPILVSSLAPSPQPQSPPSDTPQDTTHQGTQSSPPPPPPPPNTQGSLHSPSKSTQTFASSSSSSSLMKSSTDSTDLASPSSHTAAGPGSGPEMSSSSGSGTGDESYGSDPATTDKPLRSLATATIGTGKGRSSSEGDGQQPEQHRYTLSASSTTSSPEGTLSPKLEKTKSPAKRMKSVEREKSPIRIIKIKSPRNSIDIERHVRIEKSPDRALRRASSPASTSSATKKATEGILKKKQPANGSTGTGGSGVVSGILKRSSSPSILGKPSESSDSTASKTTDANLSSDYEQYQSTTGNNGRCYMSLSSEYLGVEKDYPHIYQNTKEEKVRRAKRSASVGSAERMRSLEGGYESSCGYSPNTSFDASSVEGGGGAAGGKKRYSISSERSPSEYRKAYGSRPNSPPNVYSRDASPNRCYARGLSPQTSLTRGLSLSPQSSFKGISPQSSFSRGPSPQRGYNGSNSRGPSPQRGYTSGNSRGPSPQRTGGHSSSRAASPMRGGYYRASSPQSRYGRRLSPQASVYSSRGPSPTRNVPYARGLSPQRRGSRHYSPPKEHHRGGGVSPQRFYSRGPSPDRHYERQRGPIPLPKSYSRGASPQRMYRLSSSRSIDSSSFLDYDHNPNLHYARIEHDRRAYQQQQQQQQQIMQQQQQQQQQHHHHHQYSAQSHASCMECIMQDMKPPSQKARARQSRARKKSSRAKLYHQASFDKPSSFDHDEIHV